The Agromyces sp. 3263 DNA segment CGCGCCATCGGCTTCGGCCTCGACGTGCCGGGGCCGAGCGACTTCGGCGTCGTCGAGGGCATCCTCTGCGACCGCGCCTTCCTCGACGAGCGTCGCACCGCCGCGCTCGAGATCATCACCCTCGGCGAGCTCGAGCCGCACGGCCTCGACGCACCGCACGTCGTGCAGAACATCCTCGCCGCCTCGGCGCTCGCGCGGTCCTACGGCGTGCCGGTCGGTGTCATCCACGATGCGCTCGGCGACTTCCGCCTCGACGCGCACCGGATCGAGACGGTCGCGGTGGCCGGCGGCATCCGCTGGATCGACGACTCGAAGGCGACGAACCCGCACGCGGCCGAGGCGTCGCTGCGCGCGTTCGGCCGCGTGGTGTGGATCGTCGGCGGGCTCCTCAAGGGGGTCGATGCCGACGCGCTCGTGGCCGCGCACGCCGGGCGGCTGCGCGCGGCGATCGTGATCGGCGTCGACCGGAGCGCGCTCGTCTCGGCGTTCCAGCGACACGCGCCCGAGCTGCCCCTCTTCGAGGTCGTCACCGACGACACTGAGACGGTGATGCCCGACGCGGTCGCACTGGCGGCGTCGGTGGCGGAGCCGGGGGACACCGTGCTCCTCGCACCGGCGGCGGCGTCGATGGACCAGTTCGCCGACTACGCCGACCGGGGCCGGCGGTTCCACGAGGCGGTCAGAGCAAGGCTGGGAGGCGAGGCGGATGGCGACTTCGACCGGCACCGCCCGACCGGCCACGGCTGAGCCTGCGGGCGTCTCGGCCGCCCGCATCCGCCTCGGCCGCGTCTTCCGGGTCGAGTCCAAGGACTACTTCCTGCTGCTCGGCACGACGGTCTTCCTCGTCGTGTTCGGACTCGTGATGGTGCTCTCGTCGTCATCAGTCGAGTCGAACCTCGAGGACGGGGGGTTCTTCGTCCAGGCGTCGCGGCAGGGCCTCTACGCCCTGTTCGGGCTGCCCATCATGCTCATCGCGAGCCGAGTGCCCGAACGCATGTGGATGCGGGTGGCGTGGCCGCTGCTCATCGTGTCGTGCGTGCTGCAGCTGCTCGTGGTCGCGACACCGCTGGGCGTCACGGTCGGCGGGAACACGAACTGGCTCCAGCTCGGTCCCATCCCGCCCTTCCAGCCCTCGGAGCTGATCAAGGTCTCGCTGGTCATCTGGCTGGGGCTCATCGTGACGAAGAAGCAGGCGCAGCTCGGCGACTTCGTGCACGGCATCCTCCCGATCCTCCTCGTGGGCGGCGGCGCGATCGGCCTGGTGCTCCTCGGCGGCGACCTCGGCACGGTGATGGTCATGGGCGGGATGCTGCTGGGGGCGCTGTTCCTCATCGGCGTGCGCTTCCGGCTGCTGCTGCCGCCGGTGCTCCTCGGCTCGGCCCTCTTCGCATTCGTCGCGGTGTCGAGCGACAGCCGGATGCGGCGCATCACCGCGTTCCTGCAGGAGAACTGCGCCACCATCGACGAGGCCGACTGCTGGCAGATCCAGCACGGCCGGTTCGCGCTGGCCAACGGCGGCATCTTCGGCGTCGGGCTCGGCAACTCCACGGCGAAGTGGTCGTGGCTGCCCGCAGCCGACAACGACTTCATCTTCGCGATCATCGGCGAGGAGCTCGGGCTCATCGGCGCGATCGTCGTCATCGCCCTGTTCGTCGTACTCGCCGTCGCCTTCGCCCGGGTGCTCCGTGCGGCCAGGACGCCGTTCGCGAAGGCGGCCACCGCGGCGGTCCTCGTGTGGGTCGTCGGCCAGGCGTGTGTCAATATCGGTGTCGTGCTCGGAGTCTTCCCCGTCCTCGGCGTGCCGTTGCCCCTCGTCTCGGCGGGCGGCACCGCCCTGCTCACGACGCTGTTCGCGATCGGCGTGGTGCTCTCGGTTGCGCGCGACCCCGAGGCGGCGTCGCGTGCGGAGGCCCGCGCGGTCGCCCGCGCGGCCGCGCGTTCGGGGCGGCCCGCCCGATGACGACCTACCTGCTGGCCGGCGGCGGGACCGCGGGCCACGTGAATCCCCTGCTCGCCGTCGCCGACCGCCTGCGCGATCGACGGCCCG contains these protein-coding regions:
- the ftsW gene encoding putative lipid II flippase FtsW encodes the protein MATSTGTARPATAEPAGVSAARIRLGRVFRVESKDYFLLLGTTVFLVVFGLVMVLSSSSVESNLEDGGFFVQASRQGLYALFGLPIMLIASRVPERMWMRVAWPLLIVSCVLQLLVVATPLGVTVGGNTNWLQLGPIPPFQPSELIKVSLVIWLGLIVTKKQAQLGDFVHGILPILLVGGGAIGLVLLGGDLGTVMVMGGMLLGALFLIGVRFRLLLPPVLLGSALFAFVAVSSDSRMRRITAFLQENCATIDEADCWQIQHGRFALANGGIFGVGLGNSTAKWSWLPAADNDFIFAIIGEELGLIGAIVVIALFVVLAVAFARVLRAARTPFAKAATAAVLVWVVGQACVNIGVVLGVFPVLGVPLPLVSAGGTALLTTLFAIGVVLSVARDPEAASRAEARAVARAAARSGRPAR